The following proteins are encoded in a genomic region of Thermoflexus hugenholtzii JAD2:
- a CDS encoding nucleotidyltransferase family protein has translation MSERLDDLEPYRKGWRRREQDRRIEGAKRRERAWRVAARAARLLKESFGVRQVWAFGSLVRNQLDERSDIDLAVAGLAERDLCRAVGRLQSLDPDFPIDVVRLEDAPPSLRRRIEQEGVPL, from the coding sequence ATGAGCGAGCGCCTGGATGATCTGGAACCCTATCGGAAGGGCTGGCGGCGCCGGGAGCAGGATCGCCGGATCGAAGGGGCGAAGCGACGGGAACGGGCCTGGCGCGTGGCGGCCCGTGCGGCCCGGCTGCTCAAAGAATCCTTCGGCGTCCGACAGGTCTGGGCCTTCGGCTCCCTGGTCCGCAATCAGCTGGATGAGCGCTCCGACATCGATCTGGCGGTCGCCGGCCTCGCGGAGCGGGATCTGTGTCGGGCGGTCGGCCGGCTTCAATCGCTGGATCCTGACTTCCCCATCGACGTGGTGCGCCTGGAGGACGCCCCTCCCTCACTTCGCCGGCGGATCGAACAGGAGGGGGTGCCGCTATGA
- a CDS encoding ribonuclease toxin HepT-like protein → MRARFLALIGWIREELAEIARSAQRARDLCQKALRTGDDGYWDGVALNLHGFYTGVERIFEEIAREIDGHRPGGPDWHRDLLVQMSAEIPGIRPPVLSRETRECLDEYRGFHHLVRHIYAFRLKPERLQELAEGVEPCLKRLRQDLERFADFLHRMAGSEAEAPTGEGSAREDPASTP, encoded by the coding sequence ATGAGGGCTCGCTTTCTCGCGCTCATCGGATGGATACGCGAGGAGCTCGCAGAGATCGCCCGCTCCGCCCAGCGGGCCCGGGATCTCTGCCAGAAGGCCCTGCGGACCGGGGATGATGGCTACTGGGATGGTGTGGCGCTGAACCTCCACGGGTTCTACACAGGAGTGGAGCGGATCTTCGAGGAGATCGCCCGTGAGATCGACGGACATCGGCCCGGAGGACCGGACTGGCATCGGGACCTGCTGGTGCAGATGTCGGCGGAGATCCCTGGAATTCGTCCGCCGGTTCTCTCCCGAGAAACGCGAGAGTGCCTGGATGAATATCGAGGGTTCCATCATCTTGTGCGACACATCTACGCCTTCCGCCTGAAGCCGGAGCGGCTGCAGGAGCTGGCGGAGGGTGTGGAGCCCTGTCTGAAGCGTCTGCGACAAGATCTGGAACGGTTCGCGGACTTCCTGCATCGAATGGCCGGCTCCGAAGCCGAAGCCCCGACCGGGGAGGGATCCGCACGCGAGGATCCCGCATCAACCCCCTAA
- a CDS encoding carbohydrate ABC transporter permease: MAVEAMAPAKPAARYRDEFAWWDRIKKPLFYGVLIGWSIIAVTPFYLTVVFSLKPLTHLYEAPFFWPIPFTLENYLKVVTEFRHLFPRWMLNSALVAGLLAVVRTLFCAMGGYAFARLRFPGRDLLFWAMLITMMIPGQVTLIPNFLIVRQMKLLDSLLALIVPGIAGAFGVFMMTQFYKNLPRELEEAAMIDGAGWFTIFFRIVLPISRPALLTLALFTFQGEWNAFMWPLIVLNSPEKFTLPLGLSWFKGEYYTVYSVVLAGSMFNSIPILLLFFLFQGYFTRGIALTGLREG; the protein is encoded by the coding sequence TACCGGGACGAGTTCGCATGGTGGGATCGCATCAAGAAGCCGCTTTTTTATGGGGTGCTCATCGGCTGGTCAATCATCGCCGTGACGCCTTTCTACCTCACGGTGGTCTTCTCCCTCAAGCCCCTTACCCATCTTTACGAGGCGCCCTTCTTCTGGCCGATCCCCTTCACCCTAGAGAACTATCTCAAGGTCGTCACTGAGTTCCGACACCTCTTCCCCCGCTGGATGCTCAACAGCGCCCTGGTCGCGGGGCTGCTCGCCGTGGTCCGCACCCTCTTCTGCGCCATGGGGGGTTACGCCTTCGCCCGGCTGCGCTTCCCGGGGCGGGATCTCCTCTTCTGGGCCATGCTGATCACGATGATGATCCCCGGCCAGGTCACCCTGATCCCCAACTTCCTGATCGTTCGCCAGATGAAGCTCTTAGACAGCCTGCTGGCCCTGATCGTGCCGGGGATCGCGGGGGCCTTCGGGGTCTTCATGATGACCCAGTTCTACAAGAACCTCCCCCGGGAGCTGGAGGAGGCGGCGATGATCGACGGGGCCGGGTGGTTCACCATCTTCTTCCGCATCGTCCTGCCCATCAGCCGGCCGGCCCTGCTCACCCTGGCCCTCTTCACCTTCCAGGGGGAATGGAACGCCTTCATGTGGCCCCTGATCGTGCTCAACTCGCCGGAGAAGTTCACCCTGCCCCTGGGCCTGAGCTGGTTCAAGGGGGAATACTACACGGTCTACTCCGTGGTCCTGGCCGGATCGATGTTCAACAGCATCCCCATCCTCCTGCTCTTCTTCCTGTTCCAGGGCTATTTCACGCGGGGCATCGCCCTCACGGGGCTGCGGGAGGGATAG